One genomic region from Actinocatenispora thailandica encodes:
- a CDS encoding ribose-5-phosphate isomerase → MRVYLGSDHAGFELKAHLLTALAATGHDVVDVGATSYDENDDYPAFCLATGARVVADPGSLGVVIGGSGNGEQIAANKVPGVRAALAWNTETARLAREHNDANVVGIGARMHPAEQALELVRTFLDTPFSQGERHRRRIAQIADYEQTHAVPQLP, encoded by the coding sequence ATGCGCGTCTACCTCGGTTCCGACCACGCGGGCTTCGAGCTGAAGGCACACCTGCTGACGGCGCTCGCCGCCACCGGCCACGACGTCGTCGACGTCGGCGCCACCAGCTACGACGAGAACGACGACTACCCGGCCTTCTGCCTCGCCACCGGCGCCCGGGTCGTCGCCGACCCCGGCAGCCTCGGCGTGGTCATCGGCGGCTCCGGCAACGGCGAGCAGATCGCCGCGAACAAGGTGCCCGGGGTGCGGGCGGCGCTCGCCTGGAACACCGAGACCGCCCGGCTGGCCCGGGAGCACAACGACGCCAACGTCGTCGGCATCGGCGCCCGGATGCACCCCGCCGAGCAGGCGCTCGAGCTGGTCCGTACCTTCCTCGACACGCCGTTCTCGCAGGGCGAACGGCACCGCCGGCGGATCGCGCAGATCGCCGACTACGAGCAGACCCACGCGGTACCGCAGCTGCCCTGA
- a CDS encoding TIGR03960 family B12-binding radical SAM protein produces MSDTATRRPGESVFDRLEPLLPQVQKPIQYVGGELGAVTKQWDGAAVRWALMYPDAYEVGQPNQGVQILYEVLNEQDDVLAERTYSVWPDLEALLREHRVPQFTVDAHRPVGDFDLFGVSFSTELGYTNLLTALDLAGIPLHAADRDDSHPIVLAGGHAAFNPEPIADFLDAAVLGDGEEAVLEITDIVRAFKAEGSPGGRDELLLRLARTESVYVPRFYDVEYLPDGRIQRIVPNRPDVPFRVHKRTTMDLDAWPYPKKPLVPLAETVHERYAVEIFRGCTRGCRFCQAGMITRPVRERSITTIGDMVENGLKESGFNEVGLLSLSSADHSEIGAVTHGLADRYQGSNVSLSLPSTRVDAFNVELAEELARNGRRTGLTFAPEGGSERIRKVINKMVTEEDLIRTVVTAYSGGWRQVKLYFMCGLPTETDDDVLQIARLAHEVITTGRQTTGSRDIRCTVSIGGFVPKPHTPFQWAAMADPETIDRRLKALRDAINSNRSLGRAIGYRYHDGRPSHIEGLLSRGDRRVGRVIEHVWRDGGRFDGWSEHFSYDRWVAACDAELPALGVSLAWYTTRERQQAEVLPWDHLDSGLDSDWLWADWQDALSEVEQDDCRWTPCFDCGVCPAMDTEIQIGPTGRKLLPLTPVNT; encoded by the coding sequence ATGTCCGACACCGCCACCCGGCGCCCCGGCGAGAGCGTCTTCGACCGTCTCGAACCGCTGCTGCCGCAGGTGCAGAAGCCGATCCAGTACGTCGGCGGCGAGCTCGGCGCGGTCACCAAGCAGTGGGACGGCGCCGCGGTGCGGTGGGCCCTGATGTACCCCGACGCGTACGAGGTGGGCCAGCCCAACCAGGGCGTGCAGATCCTGTACGAGGTGCTCAACGAGCAGGACGACGTGCTCGCCGAGCGCACCTACTCGGTCTGGCCGGACCTGGAGGCGCTGCTGCGCGAGCACCGGGTGCCGCAGTTCACCGTCGACGCGCACCGGCCGGTCGGCGACTTCGACCTGTTCGGCGTCTCGTTCTCCACCGAGCTCGGCTACACCAACCTGCTCACCGCGCTCGACCTCGCCGGCATCCCGCTGCACGCCGCGGACCGCGACGACAGCCACCCGATCGTGCTGGCCGGCGGGCACGCCGCGTTCAACCCGGAGCCGATCGCCGACTTCCTGGACGCCGCGGTGCTCGGTGACGGCGAGGAGGCGGTGCTGGAGATCACCGACATCGTCCGCGCCTTCAAGGCCGAGGGCAGCCCGGGTGGACGCGACGAGCTGCTGCTGCGGCTGGCCCGCACCGAGTCGGTCTACGTGCCGCGCTTCTACGACGTGGAATACCTGCCGGACGGCCGGATCCAGCGCATCGTGCCGAACCGGCCGGACGTGCCGTTCCGGGTGCACAAGCGCACCACGATGGACCTGGACGCCTGGCCGTACCCGAAGAAGCCGCTGGTGCCGCTGGCCGAGACGGTGCACGAGCGGTACGCGGTGGAGATCTTCCGCGGCTGCACCCGCGGCTGCCGGTTCTGCCAGGCGGGCATGATCACCCGCCCGGTCCGGGAGCGGTCCATCACCACCATCGGCGACATGGTGGAGAACGGGCTGAAGGAGTCCGGCTTCAACGAGGTCGGGCTGCTGTCGCTGTCGTCCGCCGACCACTCCGAGATCGGCGCGGTCACGCACGGCCTGGCCGACCGGTACCAGGGGTCGAACGTCTCGCTGTCGCTGCCGTCCACCCGGGTCGACGCGTTCAACGTCGAGCTGGCCGAGGAGCTGGCCCGCAACGGCCGGCGCACCGGCCTGACGTTCGCGCCGGAGGGCGGCTCGGAGCGGATCCGCAAGGTGATCAACAAGATGGTCACCGAGGAGGACCTGATCCGCACCGTGGTCACCGCGTACTCGGGCGGCTGGCGCCAGGTCAAGCTCTACTTCATGTGCGGGCTGCCCACCGAGACCGACGACGACGTGCTGCAGATCGCCCGGCTGGCGCACGAGGTGATCACCACCGGCCGGCAGACCACCGGTAGCCGGGACATCCGTTGCACGGTGTCCATCGGCGGGTTCGTGCCGAAACCGCACACGCCGTTCCAGTGGGCCGCGATGGCCGACCCGGAGACGATCGACCGCCGGCTCAAGGCGCTGCGCGACGCGATCAACAGCAACCGGTCGCTCGGTCGCGCCATCGGCTACCGGTACCACGACGGGCGGCCCAGCCACATCGAGGGGCTGCTGTCTCGCGGCGACCGCCGGGTCGGCCGGGTCATCGAGCACGTCTGGCGCGACGGCGGCCGGTTCGACGGCTGGTCCGAGCACTTCTCGTACGACCGGTGGGTGGCGGCCTGCGACGCCGAGCTGCCGGCGCTCGGCGTGTCGCTCGCCTGGTACACCACCCGGGAGCGGCAGCAGGCCGAGGTGCTGCCCTGGGACCACCTCGACTCCGGGCTCGACTCCGACTGGCTGTGGGCCGACTGGCAGGATGCGCTGAGCGAGGTCGAGCAGGACGACTGCCGCTGGACGCCCTGCTTCGACTGCGGGGTGTGCCCGGCGATGGACACCGAGATCCAGATCGGTCCCACCGGCCGTAAGCTGCTGCCACTGACGCCGGTCAACACGTAG
- a CDS encoding phosphotransferase — MDALLTGSGGTRLRWDQLPERIRDEVQRRLGDRVVAAHVQHGGFSPAFAGRLRLAGGGRVFVKAGSAAHDAHIGTAFRHEARVVAGLPEHAPAPRLRWWFDDGDWVVLAFDEATGAPPALPWRRTDRDRVLAALTALAADLTPAPKVPVPDLDDENAFPLDGFRTLAAGPTEQLAAPATEPLAAAPTEPLAAAPTEPLAAAPTEPLAAAPTEPLAAAPTEPLAAAPTEPLAAAPTERLAAGYPWVAAELATLASWEARWPEVAGGDTLLHGDLRADNLLLTDERVLFVDWPGAVRGVAWFDLVAFLPSLMMQGGGDGARILATHPLTAGVEPAALTAGLVAITGYFVSQSLLPAPTRLPRIREFQRAQALSAIDLLRTRL; from the coding sequence ATGGACGCGTTGCTGACCGGATCCGGGGGCACCCGGCTGCGCTGGGACCAGCTGCCCGAACGGATCCGCGACGAGGTGCAGCGCCGGCTCGGCGACCGGGTCGTCGCCGCGCACGTGCAGCACGGCGGGTTCTCCCCCGCCTTCGCCGGCCGGCTCCGGCTCGCCGGCGGCGGCCGGGTGTTCGTCAAGGCCGGCAGCGCCGCGCACGACGCGCACATCGGTACCGCGTTCCGGCACGAGGCGCGCGTCGTCGCCGGGCTGCCCGAGCACGCCCCGGCGCCGCGGCTGCGCTGGTGGTTCGACGACGGCGACTGGGTGGTACTGGCGTTCGACGAGGCCACCGGTGCACCACCGGCACTGCCCTGGCGCCGGACCGACCGGGACCGGGTGCTCGCCGCCCTCACCGCGCTCGCGGCCGACCTGACCCCGGCGCCGAAGGTACCGGTGCCCGACCTCGACGACGAGAACGCGTTCCCGCTCGACGGATTCCGTACCCTCGCCGCCGGCCCGACCGAGCAGTTGGCCGCACCAGCAACCGAGCCGCTCGCCGCCGCACCCACCGAGCCGCTCGCCGCAGCACCCACCGAGCCGCTCGCCGCCGCACCCACCGAGCCGCTCGCCGCAGCACCCACCGAGCCGCTCGCCGCCGCACCCACCGAGCCGCTCGCCGCCGCACCCACCGAGCCGCTCGCCGCCGCACCCACCGAGCGGCTCGCCGCTGGGTACCCGTGGGTGGCCGCCGAGTTGGCCACCCTGGCGTCGTGGGAGGCGCGCTGGCCCGAGGTCGCCGGCGGGGACACGTTGCTGCACGGCGACCTGCGGGCCGACAACCTGCTGCTGACCGACGAGCGGGTGCTGTTCGTGGACTGGCCGGGCGCGGTGCGCGGGGTCGCCTGGTTCGACCTGGTGGCGTTCCTGCCCAGCCTGATGATGCAGGGCGGCGGGGACGGGGCGCGGATCCTCGCCACCCACCCGCTCACCGCCGGGGTGGAGCCCGCCGCGCTGACCGCCGGGCTGGTCGCGATCACCGGGTACTTCGTGTCCCAGTCGCTGCTGCCCGCGCCGACCCGGCTGCCGCGCATCCGCGAGTTCCAGCGCGCCCAGGCGCTGTCGGCGATCGATCTGCTGCGCACCCGGCTCTGA
- a CDS encoding SAM-dependent methyltransferase yields MAEDPARPAIDISRANPARIYDYLLGGAHNFEVDRRAGDQMLPTARQTARINRGFLRRAVRFLAEQGIDQFLDLGSGIPTVGNVHEIARRVNPAARVVYVDNEPVAVAYAQQLLAEDAQTEMVDADVRDPDAVWRSEAARRLLDPDRPIAVLLAAVLHFVPDGDDPAGIVAGYVDRAGTGSCLALSHYTADAWQADQQRNADRAGEDYRRNTSTPVVPRSRAELAALLTGLELLPPGITWAQDWRPDAAEPPAGVHDIYAVVARRP; encoded by the coding sequence ATGGCGGAGGATCCGGCCCGGCCGGCGATCGACATCAGCCGGGCGAACCCGGCCCGCATCTACGACTACCTGCTCGGCGGCGCGCACAACTTCGAGGTGGACCGGCGGGCCGGCGACCAGATGCTGCCGACGGCGCGGCAGACCGCCCGGATCAACCGCGGTTTCCTGCGCCGGGCCGTGCGGTTCCTCGCCGAGCAGGGCATCGACCAGTTCCTCGACCTGGGGTCCGGGATCCCGACCGTCGGCAACGTGCACGAGATCGCGCGGCGGGTGAACCCGGCGGCCCGGGTGGTGTACGTGGACAACGAGCCGGTCGCGGTGGCGTACGCGCAGCAACTGCTCGCCGAGGACGCGCAGACCGAGATGGTCGACGCCGACGTCCGCGACCCGGACGCGGTCTGGCGCAGCGAGGCGGCCCGCCGGCTGCTCGACCCGGACCGGCCGATCGCGGTACTGCTCGCCGCGGTGCTGCACTTCGTGCCCGACGGCGACGATCCCGCCGGCATCGTCGCCGGGTACGTCGACCGGGCCGGGACGGGCAGTTGCCTGGCGCTGTCGCATTACACGGCGGACGCTTGGCAGGCCGACCAGCAGCGCAACGCGGACCGCGCCGGCGAGGACTACCGGCGCAACACCAGTACGCCGGTGGTGCCCCGGAGCCGGGCCGAGCTGGCCGCGCTGCTGACCGGACTGGAGCTGCTGCCGCCGGGGATCACCTGGGCGCAGGACTGGCGTCCCGATGCGGCGGAGCCGCCGGCGGGCGTGCACGACATCTACGCCGTGGTCGCGCGCCGGCCCTGA
- a CDS encoding NUDIX hydrolase N-terminal domain-containing protein, translated as MAQDVAGRLHEMAIELGAMAQNGLHYSTDKYELDRYRRIQELTAELYGMIARADPEQFHQAIVAETGHATPKLDCRGAVFDEAGRVLLVRERVDGRWTLPGGWIDALDTPRRATEREFAEEAGLRVRAAHLAAIFDGTLHNGHLAHGMWHIYKMFFVCDRLDDAEPRAGLDGETTGVGFFALDDLPELSDRRTNADELALLARHHADRTLQPEVD; from the coding sequence ATGGCTCAGGATGTCGCGGGCAGGTTGCACGAGATGGCGATCGAGCTCGGCGCGATGGCGCAGAACGGGCTCCACTACTCGACCGACAAGTACGAGCTGGACCGGTACCGGCGGATCCAGGAGCTGACCGCCGAGCTGTACGGGATGATCGCCCGCGCCGATCCGGAGCAGTTCCACCAGGCGATCGTCGCCGAGACCGGGCACGCCACGCCGAAGCTGGACTGCCGAGGCGCCGTCTTCGACGAGGCGGGCCGGGTGTTGCTGGTCCGGGAGCGGGTCGACGGCCGGTGGACCCTGCCCGGCGGGTGGATCGACGCGTTGGACACCCCGCGGCGTGCCACCGAGCGCGAGTTCGCCGAGGAGGCCGGCCTGCGGGTACGGGCCGCGCACCTGGCCGCGATCTTCGACGGCACTCTCCACAATGGACATTTAGCGCACGGGATGTGGCACATCTACAAGATGTTCTTCGTCTGTGACCGGCTCGACGATGCCGAACCGCGGGCCGGGCTGGACGGCGAGACCACCGGGGTCGGCTTCTTCGCGCTCGACGACCTGCCGGAACTGTCCGACCGCCGGACGAACGCCGACGAGCTGGCGCTGCTCGCCCGGCACCACGCCGATCGCACCCTGCAACCCGAGGTCGACTGA
- the rplU gene encoding 50S ribosomal protein L21: MYAIVKTGGKQYKVAEGDVIEVEKLQGEPGDTVTLPTVLLVDGEGEATTVTTDPATLAEVEVTGELVAHTKGPKIKIHKFKNKTGYHKRQGHRQPLTQVKVTGIESGK; this comes from the coding sequence ATGTACGCGATCGTCAAGACCGGCGGCAAGCAGTACAAGGTCGCCGAGGGCGACGTGATCGAGGTCGAGAAGCTCCAGGGTGAGCCCGGCGACACGGTGACGCTGCCCACGGTGTTGCTCGTCGACGGCGAGGGTGAGGCCACCACGGTCACCACCGACCCGGCCACGCTGGCCGAGGTCGAGGTCACCGGCGAGCTGGTCGCCCACACCAAGGGCCCCAAGATCAAGATTCACAAGTTCAAGAACAAGACCGGCTACCACAAGCGCCAGGGTCACCGCCAGCCGCTGACCCAGGTGAAGGTGACCGGCATCGAGAGCGGGAAGTAG
- a CDS encoding TIGR03936 family radical SAM-associated protein produces MQKIRIRYAKRGRLAFTSHRDFARALERAMRRAAVPIAYSSGFSPHPKISYASAAPTGVASEAEYFEVGLQAPVDPEWLRGSLDAALPPGLDILEAVEARTSDFADRLSGSHWVLRLPGVPDSTAEAAVAAFLAADEVPVERTTKSGRRTMDARSPVVRLAVTQRVPAVGEPGGEVGNTTPAPAAGGVDGPCAILDLVVRHVTPSVRPDDVLAGLRVVAELAPPVPPKVTRLAQGTLTGPGEIIDPLVADRDRAVSGTPST; encoded by the coding sequence GTGCAGAAGATCCGCATCCGGTACGCCAAGCGGGGCCGCCTCGCGTTCACCTCGCACCGCGACTTCGCCCGCGCGCTGGAGCGTGCGATGCGCCGCGCGGCGGTACCGATCGCCTACTCGTCCGGGTTCAGCCCGCACCCGAAGATCTCCTACGCGTCCGCCGCGCCGACCGGTGTCGCGAGCGAGGCCGAGTACTTCGAGGTCGGCCTGCAGGCACCGGTGGACCCGGAGTGGCTGCGCGGCTCGCTCGACGCGGCGCTGCCACCCGGTCTGGACATCCTGGAGGCGGTCGAGGCGCGGACGTCCGACTTCGCCGATCGGCTCAGCGGCTCGCACTGGGTGCTCCGGCTGCCCGGGGTGCCCGATTCGACCGCCGAGGCGGCGGTGGCCGCGTTCCTCGCCGCGGACGAGGTGCCGGTCGAGCGGACGACCAAGTCCGGTCGCCGCACGATGGACGCCCGGTCGCCGGTGGTACGACTTGCGGTCACGCAGCGTGTCCCCGCGGTGGGGGAGCCCGGCGGTGAGGTGGGCAACACCACGCCGGCGCCGGCCGCCGGGGGAGTGGATGGTCCGTGTGCCATACTCGATCTAGTCGTACGGCACGTAACCCCGTCCGTACGGCCCGATGACGTCCTGGCCGGCCTGCGCGTGGTGGCCGAGCTGGCGCCGCCGGTCCCACCGAAGGTGACCAGGTTGGCGCAGGGCACGCTCACCGGGCCGGGCGAGATCATCGATCCGCTCGTGGCCGACCGTGACAGGGCAGTCAGCGGAACCCCGTCGACCTGA
- the rpmA gene encoding 50S ribosomal protein L27, whose product MAHKKGASSSRNGRDSNAQRLGVKRFGGQLVNAGEIILRQRGTKFHPGDLVGRGKDDTLFALSAGAVEFGRKRGRRVISIVPVQQ is encoded by the coding sequence ATGGCACACAAGAAGGGTGCGTCGAGTTCGCGCAACGGCCGCGACTCCAACGCTCAGCGGCTCGGTGTGAAGCGCTTCGGTGGTCAGCTGGTGAACGCCGGCGAGATCATCCTTCGCCAGCGCGGCACCAAGTTCCACCCGGGCGACCTGGTCGGCCGGGGCAAGGACGACACGCTGTTCGCGCTCAGCGCCGGCGCCGTGGAGTTCGGCCGCAAGCGCGGCCGTCGGGTGATCAGCATCGTTCCGGTGCAGCAGTAG
- a CDS encoding Rne/Rng family ribonuclease, with protein sequence MLDNEPTGSKDAAQAAASGADRPTADSPAAPAASRTRRRATRSAGPPKPLEPATVGGPASEPAAHPAPSTNGGAAGSDDTPAATAATKSRGRRATRPAPADAAPEAAVTSADTAAGGDGSGEEAPRRTRTRKKAAAPAAETAAPATDGAADEAPAPRKRASRRRATAGGESGAAAEEPTGTAGPAATPPAGRAGKSTATPPAGKPAPAETAAEPPAEPEQGTSRRRRRSAAPPVLFVAPEATAPVTAPASAPVAEPAGAPESAAETAEPAPERSRGRKKAAPEPAEPVPSEPVAEEDDDAQDDADGRHRRRRGRRGRGRGKGAAEEAESAEAESGATADAGGPAEAGADEESSEGGRRRRRRRRRGAAGDTEPSPDDPPNTVVKVREPRKAVDEVQGVSGSTRLEAKRQRRRDGREQRRTRPPILSESEFLARREAVDRSMVVREIGDRTQIAVLEDNVLVEHYVSQSTSNTMIGNVYLGKVQNVLPSMEAAFIDIGRGRNAVLYAGEVNWDSAGLEGRTRAIERALKPGDSVLVQVTKDPIGHKGARLTSHVTLSGRHLVYVPGGHASGISRKLPDTERKRLRDALKRLVPEHAGVIVRTAAEGASEDELSRDVTRLQALWETIQKKSASASAPSLLYEEPDLVIRVVRDLFNEDFKELVVAGSDAWQLVHEYVEHVSPDLVERLSQHTGTKDVFTELRIDEQLLKALDRKVYLPSGGSLVIDRTEAMTVIDVNTGKFIGSGGNLEETVTRNNLEAAEEIVRQLRLRDVGGIIVIDFIDMVLESNRELVLRRLTECLGRDRTKHQVTEITSLGLVQMTRKRVGQPLIDAFSETCEHCKGRGVIVHLEPTKHAGGRGAEASKQSGDEGKRSGEGKRRRKDKADKAAEKAGKALDEVAEEPVAAVADAAEVPERPVAAADGGSTSAPAEAADGPATVDAEPTEAPARRKRAGTRRRKAAEAEPVTADS encoded by the coding sequence ATGCTCGACAACGAGCCGACAGGCAGCAAGGACGCAGCGCAGGCAGCCGCGTCCGGCGCCGACCGGCCGACCGCAGACAGCCCCGCCGCGCCGGCCGCGAGCCGGACCCGCCGGCGGGCCACCCGCTCCGCGGGGCCACCCAAGCCGCTGGAGCCGGCGACGGTCGGCGGGCCGGCCAGCGAGCCGGCCGCCCACCCGGCACCCAGCACGAACGGCGGCGCCGCCGGATCGGACGACACCCCGGCAGCGACCGCCGCCACGAAGTCGCGGGGCCGCCGGGCCACCCGCCCGGCACCCGCCGATGCTGCCCCGGAGGCCGCCGTGACCAGCGCGGACACCGCCGCCGGCGGCGACGGCAGCGGCGAGGAGGCGCCACGCCGGACCCGGACCCGGAAGAAGGCGGCAGCGCCGGCCGCCGAGACCGCGGCGCCCGCCACGGACGGCGCCGCCGACGAGGCGCCGGCGCCGCGCAAGCGGGCCAGCCGCCGCCGGGCGACCGCCGGCGGCGAGAGCGGTGCGGCGGCCGAGGAGCCGACCGGTACCGCCGGACCGGCCGCGACGCCGCCGGCCGGGCGTGCCGGCAAGTCGACCGCGACGCCGCCGGCCGGCAAGCCTGCGCCGGCCGAGACCGCGGCCGAGCCGCCCGCGGAGCCCGAGCAGGGCACCTCGCGCCGGCGCCGGCGCAGCGCGGCGCCGCCGGTGCTGTTCGTGGCGCCGGAGGCGACAGCTCCGGTGACCGCGCCGGCGAGCGCGCCGGTGGCCGAGCCGGCGGGGGCGCCGGAGTCGGCGGCGGAGACCGCCGAGCCGGCACCCGAGCGGTCTCGTGGCCGCAAGAAGGCGGCACCCGAACCGGCCGAGCCGGTTCCGAGCGAGCCGGTGGCGGAGGAGGACGACGACGCCCAGGACGACGCCGACGGGCGACACCGCCGGCGCCGTGGCCGGCGCGGCCGTGGCCGCGGCAAGGGCGCGGCCGAGGAGGCCGAGTCCGCCGAGGCCGAGTCCGGCGCGACCGCCGACGCGGGTGGGCCGGCCGAGGCGGGTGCCGACGAGGAGTCGTCCGAGGGTGGCCGCCGCCGCCGGCGCCGCCGGCGCCGGGGTGCGGCCGGTGACACCGAGCCGTCGCCGGACGATCCGCCGAACACCGTGGTCAAGGTGCGCGAACCGCGCAAGGCGGTGGACGAGGTACAGGGCGTGTCGGGGTCGACCCGGCTGGAGGCCAAGCGGCAGCGCCGGCGGGACGGCCGTGAGCAGCGCCGCACCCGCCCGCCGATCCTGTCCGAGTCGGAGTTCCTGGCCCGCCGGGAGGCGGTCGACCGCAGCATGGTGGTCCGCGAGATCGGCGACCGCACCCAGATCGCGGTGCTGGAAGACAACGTGCTGGTCGAGCACTACGTGTCGCAGTCGACCAGCAACACGATGATCGGCAACGTCTACCTCGGCAAGGTGCAGAACGTCCTGCCCAGCATGGAGGCGGCGTTCATCGACATCGGCCGGGGCCGCAACGCGGTGCTCTACGCCGGCGAGGTGAACTGGGACTCGGCCGGGCTGGAGGGCCGCACCCGCGCCATCGAGCGGGCGCTCAAGCCGGGCGACAGCGTGCTGGTGCAGGTCACCAAGGACCCGATCGGGCACAAGGGCGCTCGGTTGACCAGCCACGTCACCCTGTCCGGCCGGCACCTGGTGTACGTCCCGGGTGGGCACGCCTCCGGGATCAGCCGCAAGCTGCCGGACACCGAGCGCAAGCGACTGCGGGACGCCCTCAAGCGGCTGGTCCCCGAGCACGCCGGCGTGATCGTCCGGACCGCCGCCGAGGGGGCCAGCGAGGACGAGCTGTCCCGCGACGTGACCCGGCTGCAGGCGCTGTGGGAGACGATCCAGAAGAAGTCGGCGTCCGCGTCCGCGCCGTCCCTGCTGTACGAGGAGCCCGACCTGGTGATCCGGGTCGTCCGGGACCTGTTCAACGAGGATTTCAAGGAACTGGTCGTCGCCGGTTCGGACGCCTGGCAGCTGGTGCACGAGTACGTCGAGCACGTCTCGCCCGACCTGGTCGAGCGGCTGAGCCAGCACACCGGTACCAAGGACGTGTTCACCGAGCTGCGCATCGACGAGCAGCTGCTGAAGGCACTGGACCGCAAGGTGTACCTGCCGAGCGGCGGGTCGCTGGTCATCGACCGCACCGAGGCGATGACCGTGATCGACGTCAACACCGGCAAGTTCATCGGCTCCGGCGGCAACCTGGAGGAGACGGTCACCCGCAACAACCTGGAGGCGGCCGAGGAGATCGTCCGCCAGCTGCGGTTGCGGGACGTCGGCGGCATCATCGTGATCGACTTCATCGACATGGTGCTGGAGAGCAACCGGGAGCTGGTGCTGCGCCGGCTGACCGAGTGCCTGGGCCGGGACCGGACCAAGCACCAGGTCACCGAGATCACCTCGCTCGGCCTGGTGCAGATGACCCGCAAGCGGGTCGGCCAGCCGCTGATCGACGCGTTCAGCGAGACCTGCGAGCACTGCAAGGGTCGCGGCGTGATCGTCCACCTGGAGCCGACCAAGCATGCCGGCGGCCGCGGCGCGGAGGCGTCGAAGCAGTCCGGTGACGAGGGCAAGCGCTCCGGCGAGGGCAAACGCCGTCGCAAGGACAAGGCGGACAAGGCTGCCGAGAAGGCCGGGAAGGCGCTCGACGAGGTGGCCGAGGAGCCCGTGGCGGCGGTGGCCGACGCGGCCGAGGTGCCGGAGCGGCCGGTCGCGGCGGCCGACGGCGGTTCGACTTCCGCGCCGGCCGAGGCGGCCGACGGGCCGGCCACGGTCGATGCCGAGCCCACCGAGGCCCCGGCCCGGCGCAAGCGGGCCGGTACCCGGCGGCGCAAGGCGGCCGAGGCGGAGCCGGTCACCGCGGACAGCTGA
- the obgE gene encoding GTPase ObgE codes for MTTFVDRAVLHVQAGNGGHGCMSIHREKFKPLGGPDGGNGGRGGDVILEVDAGVHTLLDFHYRPHLKAANGKPGQGSNRDGAHGEDLRVRVPDGTVVQTADGEVIADLVGTGTSIVIAHGGRGGRGNAALANSRRKAPGFAELGEPGESSDVVVELKSVADVGLVGFPSAGKSSLISVLSAARPKIADYPFTTLQPNLGVVRAGDVTFTIADVPGLIPGAATGKGLGLDFLRHIERCAVLVHVVDLATEEPGRDPASDIDAIEAELAAYGGLADRPRIVALNKLDVPHGRELAEIVAADLAGRGWPIFEVSAATREGLRPFTFALADAVRQYRQEHPPTEPTRIVLRPAAVDESHFDVAVDADGVFVVTGPRPERWVRQTDFSNNEAIGYLADRLARLGVEDALAKAGAQPGAPVRIGATEFDWEPTLFSDKDFVPGRLGTDYRLDDDGRVGADERLAARKARRQHVEVDGEWIDEDG; via the coding sequence GTGACCACGTTCGTGGATCGGGCCGTACTGCACGTACAGGCCGGTAACGGTGGCCACGGCTGCATGTCGATCCACCGGGAGAAGTTCAAGCCGCTCGGTGGGCCGGACGGAGGTAACGGTGGCCGCGGCGGCGACGTCATCCTGGAGGTCGACGCCGGCGTACACACCCTGCTGGACTTCCACTACCGACCGCACCTGAAGGCCGCGAACGGCAAGCCCGGCCAGGGCTCGAACCGGGACGGCGCGCACGGCGAGGACCTGCGGGTACGGGTGCCGGACGGCACCGTGGTGCAGACCGCCGACGGCGAGGTGATCGCCGACCTGGTGGGTACCGGTACCAGCATCGTCATCGCGCACGGCGGGCGCGGCGGGCGGGGCAACGCGGCGCTGGCGAACTCCCGGCGCAAGGCGCCCGGGTTCGCCGAGCTGGGTGAGCCGGGTGAGTCGTCCGACGTGGTCGTGGAGCTCAAGAGCGTCGCCGACGTCGGCCTGGTCGGGTTCCCCAGTGCGGGCAAGTCGTCGCTGATCTCGGTGCTGTCCGCGGCCCGGCCGAAGATCGCGGACTACCCGTTCACCACGCTGCAGCCCAACCTCGGGGTGGTGCGCGCCGGTGACGTCACGTTCACCATCGCCGACGTCCCGGGGCTGATCCCGGGCGCCGCCACCGGCAAGGGTCTCGGCCTGGACTTCCTGCGCCACATCGAGCGGTGCGCGGTGCTGGTGCACGTGGTGGACCTGGCGACCGAGGAACCGGGCCGGGATCCGGCCAGCGACATCGACGCGATCGAGGCGGAGCTGGCGGCGTACGGCGGGTTGGCCGACCGGCCGCGCATCGTGGCGCTGAACAAGCTGGACGTGCCGCACGGGCGGGAGCTGGCCGAGATCGTGGCGGCCGACCTGGCCGGGCGCGGGTGGCCGATCTTCGAGGTGTCCGCGGCGACCCGGGAGGGGCTGCGACCGTTCACGTTCGCGCTGGCCGACGCGGTCCGGCAGTACCGGCAGGAGCATCCGCCGACCGAGCCGACCCGGATCGTGCTGCGGCCCGCCGCGGTGGACGAGAGCCACTTCGACGTCGCCGTCGATGCCGACGGGGTGTTCGTGGTGACCGGGCCGCGGCCGGAACGCTGGGTGCGGCAGACCGACTTCTCCAACAACGAGGCGATCGGCTACCTGGCCGACCGGCTGGCCCGGCTGGGCGTGGAGGACGCGCTGGCCAAGGCGGGCGCGCAGCCCGGCGCGCCGGTCCGGATCGGCGCGACCGAGTTCGACTGGGAGCCGACGCTGTTCTCCGACAAGGACTTCGTTCCGGGCCGGCTGGGTACCGACTACCGGTTGGACGACGACGGACGGGTCGGGGCCGACGAGCGGCTGGCGGCACGCAAGGCTCGCCGGCAGCACGTCGAGGTCGACGGCGAGTGGATCGACGAGGACGGCTGA